Within the Halomonas sp. HL-93 genome, the region TCGTGGGTCAGGTGTTCTTTGCATCCTCCGAGCGCTTTATCGAAGCGTTTGATTTCAAGGAAAGCATCGACAAGGTCACCATCAATCTCTCCCGTGCCCACTTCTGGGATATTACCGCCGTGCAGGCGCTGGACCGCGTGGTGATCAAGTTCCGGCGTGAGGGTGCCGAGGTTGAATTGATTGGCCTCAACGAAGCCAGTGCCACTGTGGTCGACCGCTACGCCGTGCATGACGACCCCGTCGCGGTGGAAAAACTCATGGGCGGCCACTAACCAGCAAGGAGTGCACAATGTCTGATCAATTTTCAATGTCCGGTCAAGTGCTAGCCGCTATCGACGGCTCTCAGTTTTCAGAAAGCGTCTGCGATTACGCGGCTTGGGCCAGCCAAGCCCTGGATGCACCGTTGGTGTTTGTTCACGTGGTGGACAACCATTCGCAACCCCCCGAAGACGCCAATTTATCCGGTAGCTTGCGCCTTGGCGCGCGGGAAAAGCTCATGGAAGAGCTTTCTGACCTTGATGAGCAGCGCGCAAAGATAAATCGCGAGCAAGGTAAGTTGATGCTCGAAGCGGCCAAGGCGCGTGCCATTGAAGACGGCATCGCCGAACCTGCGACACGTCAGCGCAACGGCACCCTGGTGGAAACCTTGGTAGAGCTTGAAAATGATGTGCGTTTGCTGGTCATGGGCAAGCGCGGCGAAACCGCTGACCAGGCCAGCGGGCACTTGGGCTCAAACCTCGAGCGCGTGGTGCGTGAGATGCATCGGCCGATTCTGATGGTGCCCCGGGGCGGTTTCAAAACCCCGGAAAGGGTCATGATGGCGTTCGACGGCAGCAAGACGGCGCGGAAGGGCATTGAAATGCTCGCCAAGAGCCCGCTGTTCAGCGGCATTGCCTGCCATGTGGTCATCGTCGGTGCCGATACCGGCGAGAACAGCTCGCAACTCGAGTGGGCGTTATCCACGTTACGCGAGGCCGGCCACGAGGCCGAAGGGGCGATTCGCGCCGGCGAAGTGGAAACAACACTGCATGCCTATGCCAAAGACAATGACATCGACATGATGATCATGGGGGCCTACGGCCATTCGCGCATACGCCACCTGTTAGTGGGCAGTACCACCACCGACATGCTGCGCAAGAGCAATATTCCCGTTCTGATATTGCGTTAAGTCGTTCCCCTAAGCCGGCCCTCCTTATCGAGCGCGCCGGCTTTTTTTGCCATGTTCAGCGAATCACAGGACAAGATACTTCACCTAACGTAGTAGATGGTTCTATGCTTAAGGGCAAGGTGTTACCAATTCACTCATAGGCATAGTGGGGGTGTTACCTTGAACTTACCCACCTTAGAAAAAAAGCGCGTGGTTTTTGACGAGCGCTTATCCTCCCATCGCTTCGTCGCTGATTTATTAAAACAGGCGGATATCGAGATTAACGGTAACCGGCCATGGGATATCCAACTGAAAGCGTCAGGCGTTATCGATAGCGCCCTTTCGCGAGGCAACCTAGGGCTTGGCGAAAGTTATATGAATGGCGATTGGGATGCCGAATCGTTGGATCAGTTCTTTTATCGCCTGATGCGCGCCCAGCTTCACCAGCGTATAAACCCCACCCAGCTTGTTTATCATTCTCTGCGCTCCAGGCTGATTAATCGCCAAAGCGCCAAGCGCGCCTGGGAAGTGGGCGAAAAACATTACGATTTGGGTAATGAATTTTACGCCGCTATGCTCGACAAACGCATGACCTACACCTGCGGCTACTGGAAAGAAGCCACCCACCTGGATGAGGCTCAAGAGGCCAAGCTCGACCTGATCTGTCGAAAGTTGGGGTTGAAGCCCGGCATGCGGGTGCTCGATATCGGCTGTGGCTGGGGCAGTTTTATGGCCTATGCCGCTGAGCATTACGGGGTCGAATGCGTGGGGTTAACCATCTCCAAAGAGCAGGCGGAATTTGGCAAACGGCTAATGAAAAGTGGCTTACCGGTCGAGTTTCGCCTGCAGGATTACCGCGATG harbors:
- a CDS encoding universal stress protein, translated to MSGQVLAAIDGSQFSESVCDYAAWASQALDAPLVFVHVVDNHSQPPEDANLSGSLRLGAREKLMEELSDLDEQRAKINREQGKLMLEAAKARAIEDGIAEPATRQRNGTLVETLVELENDVRLLVMGKRGETADQASGHLGSNLERVVREMHRPILMVPRGGFKTPERVMMAFDGSKTARKGIEMLAKSPLFSGIACHVVIVGADTGENSSQLEWALSTLREAGHEAEGAIRAGEVETTLHAYAKDNDIDMMIMGAYGHSRIRHLLVGSTTTDMLRKSNIPVLILR
- the cfa gene encoding cyclopropane fatty acyl phospholipid synthase, with translation MNLPTLEKKRVVFDERLSSHRFVADLLKQADIEINGNRPWDIQLKASGVIDSALSRGNLGLGESYMNGDWDAESLDQFFYRLMRAQLHQRINPTQLVYHSLRSRLINRQSAKRAWEVGEKHYDLGNEFYAAMLDKRMTYTCGYWKEATHLDEAQEAKLDLICRKLGLKPGMRVLDIGCGWGSFMAYAAEHYGVECVGLTISKEQAEFGKRLMKSGLPVEFRLQDYRDETEQFDRIVSIGMFEHVGHKNYREYMEVASRCLKDGGLFLLHTIGKNLFSTPSDPWIDKYIFPNGELPTLGQIINASESLFVVEDVHNFGSDYDKTLMAWHANFEANWPAFRGRFDDTFYRMWRYYLLSCAGAFRARELQLWQFVLSKQGVVGGYARVS